The DNA region CTTCTTCGACCAACTTCTCGGCGAGTCGTTTCCGGTACTCCTCGTCGTCGGCGACGTGTGTCACCGGTCGCTTGCCGCTGTCGCGGATTATCCCGGGGATGTCGTCGCGGACGAGTTTGTCGTACTCGCGGCTCACGGACTCGTTTCCGTCGTCGTCCGCCCGGTCGCCACTCATCGACTCACTCCGGGAACAGTTCCTCCTCGCGTTCGATGGACTCTATCTTCCGTACGTCCGCGTCGTCCAGTTCGAGGTCGGCGGCCGCGAGATTCGCCCGCATGTGTTCCTCCCCGCTGGCTTTCGGAATCGTGACGACGTTCTCCGTGCCCGCCAGCCACGCGATGCTCACTGCCGCCTCGTCGGTGTCGTGCTTCTCGGCGATCGCCGTGAGTTCGGGAATCTCGAACACCTTCCCGGCCGCCAGCGGCGAGTACGCGACGAGATAGTAATCGTGCGCCTGCGCGTGGTCGACGAGTTCAGACGAGAGAAACAGCGGATGCAGCTCGGTCTGGTGGGCGAACAGCGGCGCGTCCAGCAGGTCGCGCGCCTCGTCGAGTTCCTCGATGGAAAAGTTGCTCACGCCGACGTTTCGAATCCGGCCCGCGT from Haloprofundus halobius includes:
- a CDS encoding aldo/keto reductase; the protein is MSDRETTLPPVGLGTMGLDGESGVESVQTALDGGYRHLDTAQIYDNEDAVGRGLAGSSVPREDVVVATKVWADKLGYDDVLSSATESLRRLNVEYADLLYVHRPIDAYDPERTLGAFDELADAGRIRNVGVSNFSIEELDEARDLLDAPLFAHQTELHPLFLSSELVDHAQAHDYYLVAYSPLAAGKVFEIPELTAIAEKHDTDEAAVSIAWLAGTENVVTIPKASGEEHMRANLAAADLELDDADVRKIESIEREEELFPE